Proteins encoded within one genomic window of Vidua macroura isolate BioBank_ID:100142 chromosome 2, ASM2450914v1, whole genome shotgun sequence:
- the HSPA13 gene encoding heat shock 70 kDa protein 13, giving the protein MAGQMAVLGSAVLALLLASYLAQQYLPMPTPRVIGIDLGTTYCSVGVFLPGSGDVRVIADEHGHSSIPSVVSFTDTGVHVGYEGLELADANPQNTIYDAKRFIGKVFTSEELQSESSRYPFKIVNNNGLAEFSVTTNETFHITPEHIGSKLLLKLKKMAEADLGMSISKAVISVPAEFDERQRNSTIKAANLAGLSVLRVINEPTAAAMAYGLHKADVFNVLVVDLGGGTLDVSLLNKMGGMFITRAMAGNNKLGGQDFNQRLMVYLYDQLHQTYGSLPTQKEEIHRLRQAVEAVKLNLTVHEAATLRVLLTLPANELTRGLAKSQVKTNSVLKGEASQNTNGLEKTKSVLKGEASQNTNGLENHGDTSKVEDNFVEVVFETEISRKLFEMLNEDLFEKILVPIEKVLQEGHLHKAEVDEIVLVGGSTRIPKIREVIRDFFGKEPNTSVDPDLAVVTGVAIQAGILAGSWPLQVSAIEIPNKHLRKTNFN; this is encoded by the exons ATGGCGGGGCagatggctgtgctgg gctctgctgtgctggccctgctcttAGCCAGCTACCTGGCACAGCAGTATCTGCCCATGCCCACCCCCAGGGTGATCGGGATCGACCTCGGCACCACCTACTGCTCCGTCGGCGTCTTCCTGCCCGGGAGCGGGGACGTGAGGGTCATCGCGGATGAGCACGggcacagcagcatccccagcGTCGTCTCCTTCACCGACACCGGCGTGCACGTGGGCTACGAAGGCCTGGAGCTGGCCGACGCCAATCCTCAGAACACCATATATGATGCCAAGAGATTCATTGGGAAAGTCTTCACTTCGGAAGAGCTGCAGAGTGAAAGCAGCAGGTATCCCTTTAAG ATTGTCAACAACAATGGATTAGCTGAATTTTCTGTGACAACTAATGAAACCTTTCACATCACTCCAGAGCACATTGGCTCTAAGCTGCTgctgaaactgaagaaaatggcAGAAGCTGACCTTGGCATGTCCATTTCCAAGGCAGTCATCTCCGTGCCAGCAGAGTTTGATGAAAGGCAGCGGAATTCTACTATTAAGGCAGCTAACCTTGCAG GGCTCAGCGTTTTGCGAGTAATCAATgagcccacagctgctgccatggcttATGGGCTCCACAAAGCTGATGTGTTTAATGTTCTGGTGGTGGATTTGGGTGGAGGAACTTTGGACGTGTCTCTGTTGAACAAGATGGGAGGGATGTTCATCACACGAGCCATGGCAG GTAACAACAAACTTGGAGGACAGGATTTCAATCAGAGGTTAATGGTGTATTTATATGATCAGCTCCATCAAACATACGGTTCTCTGCCAACACAAAAAGAGGAGATTCACCGCCTCAGACAGGCCGTGGAAGCTGTTAAATTAAACCTGACTGTCCATGAGGCAGCTACACTGAGGGTGCTGTTAACTCTGCCAGCAAACGAGCTTACAAGAGGACTTGCAAAAAGCCAGGTAAAAACAAACAGTGTGCTAAAGGGCGAAGCCTCACAAAACACAAACGGcctggaaaaaacaaagagTGTGCTAAAGGGTGAAGCCTCACAAAACACAAACGGCCTGGAAAATCATGGAGACACTTCCAAAGTAGAGGACAACTTTGTGGAAGTTGTGTTTGAAACAGAAATCTCTCGGAAGCTGTTTGAGATGTTAAATGAGGACCTTTTTGAGAAGATTCTTGTGCCCATTGAAAAAGTGTTGCAGGAAGGGCACCTGCACAAAGCAGAAGTGGATGAAATTGTGTTAGTCGGAGGCTCCACACGGATTCCCAAAATACGTGAAGTTATTCGTGACTTCTTTGGAAAGGAACCCAATACCTCTGTAGATCCCGACCTGGCCGTTGTGACGGGCGTAGCCATCCAAGCAGGAATTCTTGCTGGGTCCTGGCCTCTCCAAGTCAGTGCTATAGAAATCCCTAACAAACATTTACGGAAGACtaattttaactga